CGCTTCTACCTACACACCTATACTTTGTTTAAGTCGATACCAGCTTCTTTCGCCATGGCTTCCAATCCCTTTTTCTCTAGGGTTTTCATGGCTTTGGTCGATAGGCGCAGTTTAACCCAGCGTTTGCCTCTTTCCCACCAAATTCTTTTATCTTGCAAGTTGGGATGTTGCAATTTCTTAGTGCGGCGGTGGGAGTGGGAAACTTGGTAGGCGTTATTGGCTTTCTTTCCAGTTAGCTGGCATTTACGAGACATATATTCCTCCACAAAGTACGCTAGACACCCCATTGTAGCGAAAAAACTAGCCGCCCGATCGAGCGATCGCCAAATTTTTGCTATAGCCATCAATAATAAATTGAGGAGAAAGTAGGACGTAAGCCGGGTTCTGTTTCCCTAGCTACTTGCCAGGGAGGCAGTTATCTATCTGGGGTGCCTGTTACCAGACACCTCAAGCGGTGCCCAAATAGCGGAGCCGGTAAAGAACCAACCATAGCTCCTTCGACCTTGCTCCCGACGGGGGTTTACCGAGCCAGCGCCTCTCGACGCTGCTGGTGCGCTCTTACCGCACCTTTGCACCCTTACCTGCTTGCTGCGGACACAGCCACAAACAGCAGGCGGTATGTTT
Above is a window of Geitlerinema sp. PCC 9228 DNA encoding:
- the rpmB gene encoding 50S ribosomal protein L28, which codes for MSRKCQLTGKKANNAYQVSHSHRRTKKLQHPNLQDKRIWWERGKRWVKLRLSTKAMKTLEKKGLEAMAKEAGIDLNKV